The following proteins are co-located in the Scomber scombrus chromosome 2, fScoSco1.1, whole genome shotgun sequence genome:
- the LOC133997726 gene encoding GTPase IMAP family member 9-like — protein MENTFEPIRTNNKVLRMVMVGKTGTGKSAAGNTILGRKRFESKFSAESMTVDCSKGSSEVDGQQVSVIDTPGLFDTRFGMDRTTKDVTQCITYASPGPHVFLVVIRLGRYTEEEMKTVNKIQEIFGEAADRYSMVLFTGGDLLEGTTIEEFLKGSSGLQELVSRCNGQYHVFNNKLKDRTQVTELLQKIRNIIQKNGGSHYTNQMFQEAERAVEEEKQRILKEKEEQIRREQEELEKKLKEKYEKQMEKMNAKVQAERKREMKEREEERKREKEEMNEERKREKKEREEREREITNIMNKLREQHDKELKEEKERLQRRHENDARKEAENSNPLHRLILS, from the exons ATGGAAAACACATTTG AACCCATCAGAACCAATAATAAGGTGCTGAGGATGGTGATGGTGGGGAAGACTGGAACTGGAAAAAGTGCTGCAGGAAACACCATTCTGGGACGAAAGCGCTTTGAATCAAAGTTCAGTGCTGAGTCTATGACTGTAGACTGTTCTAAGGGCAGCAGTGAGGTTGATGGACAACAGGTTTCTGTTATTGACACTCCGGGCCTGTTTGATACCAGGTTTGGCATGGATAGAACAACTAAAGATGTGACCCAGTGCATCACTTATGCTTCTCCTGGACCCCATGTCTTCCTGGTGGTCATCAGACTGGGAAGATacacagaggaggaaatgaagaCGGTGAACAAGATTCAAGAAATCTTTGGTGAGGCTGCAGACAGATACAGCATGGTGCTCTTTACTGGTGGTGATCTTCTTGAAGGTACCACTATTGAAGAGTTCTTGAAAGGAAGTTCAGGCCTGCAGGAACTTGTATCCAGATGTAACGGCCAGTATCATGTCTTCAATAATAAGCTGAAGGATCGTACTCAGGTCACTGAGCTGCTCCAGAAGATCAGAAATATAATCCAGAAGAACGGAGGAAGCCACTACACCAATCAGATGTTCCAAGAGGCTGAGAGGGCAGTCGAAGAGGAGAAACAACGCATCctcaaagagaaagaagaacaaatacGCAGAGAACAAGAAGAACTGGAGAAGAAACTAaaggaaaaatatgaaaaacagatGGAGAAAATGAATGCCAAAGTCCAGgctgagagaaagagggagatgaaggagagagaggaggagaggaagagggagaaggaggagatgaatgaggagaggaagagggagaagaaggagagagaggagagagaaagggagattACAAACATTATGAATAAATTAAGGGAACAGCATGACAAAGAactcaaagaggaaaaagaaaggttgCAGCGCAGACATGAGAATGATGCCAGAAAGGAAGCTGAGAATTCTAATCCTCTGCATCGTCTT ATCCTGTCCTGA